A genomic region of Ensifer adhaerens contains the following coding sequences:
- a CDS encoding winged helix-turn-helix transcriptional regulator translates to MENPDTSAPATSIPDVFDPTCSSRHALELVAGKWPMLIISALEGGPMRNAALMRRLGDISQKMLTQTLKELERNGLVIREDKKTVPPHVEYSLSPVGRSLSETLLVLDRWAETHFGALDAARERYDADRGT, encoded by the coding sequence ATGGAAAATCCCGACACATCAGCGCCCGCGACATCCATTCCCGACGTCTTCGATCCGACCTGTTCGTCACGCCACGCGCTGGAGCTCGTCGCCGGCAAGTGGCCGATGCTGATCATCTCGGCGCTTGAAGGCGGACCGATGCGCAACGCCGCTCTGATGCGCCGGCTCGGCGACATCTCGCAAAAGATGCTGACGCAGACTTTGAAGGAGCTGGAGCGCAATGGCCTCGTGATCCGCGAGGACAAGAAGACCGTGCCACCGCATGTGGAATACAGCCTGAGCCCAGTCGGCCGTTCTCTCAGCGAAACCCTGCTGGTGCTCGACCGCTGGGCGGAGACGCATTTCGGTGCGCTGGATGCCGCACGCGAACGCTACGACGCCGACCGCGGCACATGA
- a CDS encoding DMT family transporter encodes MAWIILIVASLIEIVMGLALKYAEGWTKLVPSVIGIAAALGSVYLLTIAMRDLPAGTAYAAWTGIGSVGITVLGIVLFGDPVSWMRITCIAMIIVAVAGLRFLEA; translated from the coding sequence ATGGCATGGATCATTCTGATAGTGGCGAGCCTCATCGAGATCGTCATGGGGCTGGCGCTGAAATATGCGGAGGGCTGGACGAAACTGGTGCCGAGCGTGATCGGCATCGCCGCAGCACTCGGCAGCGTCTACCTCCTGACGATCGCGATGCGGGACCTGCCCGCCGGCACCGCCTACGCCGCCTGGACCGGTATCGGCTCGGTCGGCATCACCGTGCTCGGCATTGTGCTCTTCGGCGATCCGGTGTCATGGATGCGCATCACCTGCATTGCAATGATCATCGTCGCCGTCGCCGGCCTTCGGTTCCTCGAAGCCTGA
- a CDS encoding DEAD/DEAH box helicase yields MTEFEGIAPAIAEALAKRGYNELTPVQQAMRDPELAERDALVSAQTGSGKTVAFGLALAPTLLGNERRFGSAGAPLALAIAPTRELALQVKRELEWLYGETGATIASCVGGMDMRTEKRTLERGAHIVVGTPGRLCDHIRRNSLDISSLRAIVLDEADEMLDLGFREDLEFILEESPEDRRTLMFSATVPKSIATLAKNYQRDAVRISTASEQKQHVDIEYRALTVAPNDRENAIINVLRYYEAKNAIVFCSTRAAVNHLTARFNNRGFSVVALSGELSQNERTHALQAMRDGRARVCIATDVAARGIDLPGLELVIHADLPTNSETLLHRSGRTGRAGQKGVSALIVPVNQRRKAERLLDGGRITATWARPPSADEVSQRDDERLLADTSLAEPIREDEQAIVAALLERHGAEQMAAAFVRQFRSGRSAPEDLIEVAVGAKPRRDERAPRDDRAPREDFGADRADFSDGSWFSLSVGRKQSAEPRWLIPMLCRHGKLTKRDIGAIRMQQEETFVEMTADGAERFLSAIGKDKMLEKGIRVKPLAGAPDLSQQRQEKPAYSKDKPNFSKDKPGFAKKRPFSDDAPRNDDRGDFKPKRKFEKKAGYSEGPAYTEDRPPAKGADKPWSKKKDKPQGGKDGFKPKAKNKGNNAKNRQG; encoded by the coding sequence ATGACTGAATTCGAAGGGATCGCGCCTGCGATCGCCGAGGCGTTGGCAAAACGCGGTTACAACGAATTGACGCCGGTTCAACAGGCGATGCGCGACCCGGAACTCGCCGAGCGCGACGCGCTGGTTTCCGCGCAGACCGGTTCCGGCAAGACGGTGGCCTTCGGCCTGGCGCTGGCGCCGACGCTGCTCGGCAACGAGCGCCGTTTCGGCTCGGCCGGTGCACCGCTGGCGCTCGCCATCGCGCCGACGCGCGAACTGGCGCTGCAGGTCAAGCGCGAGCTTGAATGGCTCTACGGCGAAACCGGTGCGACTATCGCCTCCTGCGTCGGCGGCATGGACATGCGCACCGAGAAGCGCACGCTCGAGCGCGGCGCCCACATCGTCGTCGGCACGCCCGGCCGTCTCTGCGACCACATCCGCCGCAACTCGCTCGACATTTCGTCGCTGCGGGCCATCGTGCTTGACGAGGCCGACGAGATGCTCGATCTCGGCTTCCGCGAGGATCTCGAGTTCATTCTGGAAGAATCCCCGGAAGACCGCCGTACCCTGATGTTCTCGGCCACCGTGCCGAAGTCGATCGCGACGCTTGCGAAAAACTACCAGCGCGATGCCGTGCGCATCAGCACCGCTTCCGAACAGAAGCAGCATGTCGACATCGAATATCGCGCGCTGACCGTTGCTCCGAACGATCGCGAGAACGCGATCATCAACGTGCTTCGCTACTACGAAGCGAAGAACGCCATCGTCTTCTGTTCGACGCGTGCAGCGGTCAACCATCTGACCGCCCGCTTCAACAATCGCGGCTTCTCGGTGGTGGCGCTTTCGGGCGAGCTCAGCCAGAACGAGCGCACCCATGCGCTGCAGGCCATGCGCGACGGCCGCGCCCGCGTCTGCATTGCCACCGACGTCGCTGCCCGCGGCATCGACCTGCCGGGCCTGGAACTGGTCATTCACGCGGATCTGCCGACCAATTCCGAGACGCTGCTTCACCGCAGCGGCCGCACCGGACGTGCCGGTCAGAAGGGCGTCAGCGCGCTGATCGTTCCGGTCAACCAGCGCCGCAAGGCCGAGCGCCTGCTCGACGGCGGCCGGATCACCGCGACCTGGGCACGCCCGCCGTCGGCCGACGAAGTCAGCCAGCGTGACGACGAGCGTCTGCTTGCCGATACGAGCTTGGCCGAGCCGATCCGCGAGGACGAGCAGGCGATCGTGGCAGCGCTGCTCGAGCGTCATGGCGCCGAACAGATGGCCGCCGCCTTCGTGCGACAGTTCCGTTCGGGACGGTCCGCTCCGGAAGACCTGATCGAAGTCGCAGTCGGCGCCAAGCCGCGCCGCGACGAACGCGCACCGCGTGATGATCGTGCACCGCGCGAGGACTTCGGCGCCGACCGGGCCGATTTCAGCGACGGCAGCTGGTTCTCGCTCTCGGTCGGCCGCAAGCAGAGTGCGGAACCGCGCTGGTTGATCCCGATGCTCTGCCGCCACGGCAAGCTGACCAAGCGCGACATCGGCGCGATCCGCATGCAGCAGGAAGAGACCTTCGTGGAAATGACGGCCGATGGCGCCGAACGCTTCCTGTCGGCCATCGGCAAGGACAAGATGCTGGAAAAAGGCATCCGCGTGAAGCCGCTCGCCGGTGCACCCGACCTTTCGCAGCAGCGCCAGGAAAAGCCTGCCTATTCCAAGGACAAGCCAAACTTTTCCAAGGATAAGCCGGGCTTTGCCAAGAAGCGCCCCTTTTCCGACGACGCTCCTCGCAATGACGACCGCGGCGACTTCAAGCCGAAGCGCAAGTTCGAAAAGAAGGCCGGATACTCCGAAGGACCGGCCTACACCGAGGACCGGCCGCCGGCCAAGGGCGCAGACAAGCCCTGGAGCAAGAAGAAGGACAAGCCGCAGGGCGGCAAGGACGGCTTCAAGCCAAAGGCCAAGAACAAGGGCAACAACGCCAAGAACCGTCAGGGCTAA
- a CDS encoding DUF805 domain-containing protein → MTPEGPQPSMTWLFFSPSGRIGRLPFFLSWLFWFLIGGFIVARMVANEEYETALALWTLAFAISAIVSLPSIAMLAIKRLHDIGYPGPLSLCLFIPVLSPVVFLALCLWPGEQGPNEFGVRSDEPGP, encoded by the coding sequence ATGACACCGGAGGGGCCGCAGCCGAGCATGACCTGGCTGTTCTTCAGCCCCTCCGGCCGCATCGGCCGTCTGCCCTTCTTTCTCTCCTGGCTGTTCTGGTTTCTGATCGGCGGTTTCATCGTCGCCAGGATGGTTGCCAACGAGGAATACGAGACGGCGCTCGCCCTCTGGACACTGGCGTTCGCCATCTCGGCGATCGTCTCCCTGCCCTCGATCGCCATGCTGGCAATCAAGCGCCTGCACGATATCGGCTATCCCGGCCCGCTCTCGCTCTGTCTGTTCATCCCCGTTCTCAGCCCGGTCGTCTTCCTCGCCCTTTGCCTTTGGCCGGGGGAGCAGGGACCCAACGAATTCGGCGTGCGCAGCGACGAACCCGGCCCCTGA
- the dapD gene encoding 2,3,4,5-tetrahydropyridine-2,6-dicarboxylate N-succinyltransferase, which yields MNNHDLASLSQTIETAFEDRDSINTGTRGAVRDAVETSLNLLDSGKVRVAERGEDGVWTVNQWLKKAVLLSFRLNPMEIVKGGPGQSVWWDKVPSKFDGWSVNEFEKAGFRAVPNCVVRRSAYIAPNAILMPSFVNLGAYVGEGTMVDTWATVGSCAQIGKNVHLSGGVGIGGVLEPMQAGPTIIEDNCFIGARSEVVEGCIVREGSVLGMGVFIGKSTKIVDRATGEVTYGEVPPYSVVVAGSMPSGSTMGNGQPAPNLYCAVIVKRVDEKTRSKTGINELLRD from the coding sequence ATGAACAACCACGACCTCGCCTCCCTGTCGCAGACGATCGAGACCGCCTTTGAAGACCGCGATTCCATCAACACCGGAACGCGTGGCGCAGTGCGCGACGCCGTGGAAACATCTCTGAACCTGCTCGACAGCGGCAAGGTCCGCGTCGCCGAACGCGGCGAGGATGGCGTGTGGACGGTCAATCAGTGGCTGAAGAAGGCGGTACTCCTGTCCTTCCGGCTCAACCCGATGGAAATCGTCAAGGGCGGCCCGGGCCAGTCCGTCTGGTGGGACAAGGTGCCGTCGAAGTTCGATGGCTGGAGCGTCAACGAATTCGAAAAGGCCGGCTTCCGCGCCGTTCCGAACTGCGTCGTGCGCCGTTCGGCCTATATCGCTCCCAACGCGATCCTCATGCCCTCCTTCGTCAACCTCGGCGCCTATGTCGGTGAAGGCACGATGGTCGACACCTGGGCGACCGTCGGCTCCTGCGCCCAGATCGGCAAGAACGTGCATCTCTCGGGCGGCGTCGGCATCGGCGGCGTTCTGGAGCCGATGCAGGCGGGCCCGACGATCATTGAGGACAATTGCTTCATCGGCGCCCGCTCGGAAGTCGTCGAAGGATGCATCGTGCGCGAGGGCTCGGTCCTTGGCATGGGCGTGTTCATCGGCAAGTCGACCAAGATCGTCGACCGCGCCACCGGCGAGGTGACCTATGGCGAAGTTCCGCCCTATTCCGTCGTCGTCGCAGGCTCGATGCCTTCGGGCTCGACCATGGGCAACGGCCAGCCCGCACCGAACCTCTATTGCGCCGTCATCGTCAAGCGCGTCGACGAAAAGACCCGGTCGAAGACCGGTATCAACGAACTGCTCCGAGACTGA
- a CDS encoding LOG family protein: MARMKKRALRRKDGVWDPLADSTQSRQRAQTVPVTPQSASPSYRLAYIDDDFLCREELRPIRLQLELLKTEMMLEERGINSTVVMFGGARIPEPGGDAWAAKNETQRKNLEAASVYYEEARKFARICSEHSAKLGHKEYVVVTGGGPGVMEAGNRGADDVGAPSIGLNIVLPHEQAPNRFVTPELSFNFHYFAIRKMHFLLRAKAVTVFPGGFGTLDELFETMTLMQTGRLALVPLILFGEKFWRSIINFDALAEFGTIAPNDVDLVQFVETADEAWEIISRFYETVDPKSVPMANGRR; this comes from the coding sequence ATGGCACGTATGAAGAAACGCGCGCTGCGCCGCAAGGACGGGGTCTGGGATCCGCTGGCCGACAGCACGCAGAGCCGGCAGCGCGCGCAGACGGTTCCGGTCACGCCGCAATCGGCCTCGCCCTCCTATCGCCTCGCCTATATTGACGACGATTTCCTGTGCCGCGAGGAGCTGCGCCCCATCCGCCTGCAGCTCGAGCTGCTGAAGACCGAAATGATGCTCGAAGAGCGCGGTATCAACTCGACCGTGGTGATGTTCGGCGGCGCCCGCATCCCTGAGCCCGGCGGTGATGCCTGGGCTGCAAAGAACGAGACGCAGCGCAAGAACCTGGAAGCCGCCTCGGTCTATTACGAGGAAGCGCGCAAGTTCGCGCGAATCTGCTCGGAGCACTCGGCCAAGCTGGGTCACAAGGAATATGTTGTGGTCACCGGCGGTGGGCCGGGTGTGATGGAGGCGGGCAACCGCGGCGCGGACGATGTCGGCGCCCCGTCGATCGGCCTCAATATCGTGCTGCCGCATGAGCAGGCGCCGAACCGTTTCGTGACGCCGGAACTGTCGTTCAACTTCCACTACTTCGCCATCCGCAAGATGCACTTCCTCTTGCGCGCCAAGGCCGTCACCGTTTTTCCCGGTGGCTTCGGTACGCTCGATGAACTCTTCGAAACGATGACGCTGATGCAGACCGGTCGCCTGGCGCTGGTACCGCTCATTCTGTTCGGCGAGAAATTCTGGCGCTCGATCATCAACTTCGACGCACTTGCCGAGTTCGGCACGATCGCGCCCAACGACGTTGACCTGGTACAATTCGTCGAAACGGCGGATGAGGCCTGGGAGATCATTTCCCGCTTCTACGAAACAGTCGACCCGAAGTCGGTGCCGATGGCGAACGGACGACGCTAG
- a CDS encoding EF-hand domain-containing protein, with amino-acid sequence MPKKTLILGVTALAVAVTGMAAPSFAAREKLTPEQRGERMIQRLDTNKDQKVSLDEFQARVAANFKTFDTNGDGQISADEMKAKREAFREARKAWREAKDKSGTEREAALAKLKEVHPGMLPGLRPKAFKRVDTDGNGSLSENEVSSAAETMFKRHDKNGDGVIDAADFTKKI; translated from the coding sequence ATGCCGAAAAAGACCCTGATCCTCGGTGTGACCGCACTGGCCGTAGCCGTCACCGGAATGGCCGCCCCGTCCTTTGCAGCGCGCGAAAAGCTGACGCCCGAGCAGCGCGGCGAACGCATGATCCAGCGGCTCGACACCAACAAGGACCAGAAGGTCAGCCTGGACGAGTTCCAGGCGCGTGTCGCCGCCAATTTCAAGACCTTCGACACCAATGGTGACGGCCAGATCAGCGCCGACGAGATGAAGGCGAAACGCGAAGCCTTCCGCGAGGCGCGCAAAGCCTGGCGCGAAGCCAAGGACAAGAGCGGCACCGAGCGCGAGGCAGCACTTGCCAAGCTGAAGGAAGTTCACCCCGGCATGCTGCCGGGTCTCCGGCCGAAAGCCTTCAAGCGTGTCGACACCGACGGTAACGGATCCTTGAGCGAGAACGAAGTTTCGAGCGCCGCCGAGACGATGTTCAAACGGCATGACAAGAACGGGGACGGCGTCATCGATGCCGCCGATTTCACCAAGAAGATCTAA
- a CDS encoding pyrimidine 5'-nucleotidase, with amino-acid sequence MKKLDRLPTHSDFAHVTDWVFDLDNTLYPHHVNLFAQIDRNMTAYVAKLLSLDPADAKKLQKDYYRDHGTTLKGLMVHHGIDPNEFLEQAHAIDYSIVPPDPALGEAIKSLPGRKFIFTNGSVAHAEMTARALGILDQFNDIFDIVAADFVPKPAGETYDKFMSLHRVDTRNAVMFEDLPRNLLVPKALGMKTVLLVPRNLEYTFAESWEKSNDTDEQIDYVTEDLTSFLRRLVTGL; translated from the coding sequence ATGAAAAAGCTCGACCGCCTGCCGACCCATTCCGACTTCGCCCACGTCACCGACTGGGTGTTCGACCTCGACAACACGCTCTATCCGCATCACGTCAACCTGTTTGCGCAGATCGACCGCAACATGACGGCCTATGTGGCGAAACTGCTGTCGCTGGATCCGGCGGACGCAAAGAAGCTGCAGAAGGACTACTACCGCGACCACGGCACGACGCTGAAGGGACTGATGGTCCACCACGGCATCGATCCGAATGAATTCCTCGAGCAGGCGCATGCGATCGATTACAGCATCGTGCCGCCGGATCCGGCGCTCGGCGAAGCCATCAAGTCGCTGCCCGGCCGCAAGTTCATCTTCACCAATGGCAGCGTCGCACATGCGGAGATGACCGCGCGGGCGCTCGGCATCCTCGACCAATTCAACGACATCTTCGACATCGTCGCTGCCGATTTCGTACCGAAGCCGGCCGGTGAAACCTATGACAAGTTCATGAGCCTGCACCGGGTCGACACCCGCAACGCGGTGATGTTCGAGGACCTGCCGCGCAACCTCCTGGTGCCGAAGGCGCTGGGCATGAAGACGGTGCTGCTCGTGCCGCGCAATCTCGAATACACCTTTGCTGAATCCTGGGAGAAGTCGAACGACACCGACGAGCAGATCGACTACGTGACGGAAGATCTCACCAGCTTCCTGCGCCGTCTGGTCACCGGCCTCTAG